In Candidatus Nitronauta litoralis, one DNA window encodes the following:
- the tilS gene encoding tRNA lysidine(34) synthetase TilS, with the protein MNDPSTFERFVLENCQRDNLFPKDSKVLLALSGGPDSTALVHVLSGLSAKLNISLGVAHLNHQMRGEESNKDAEFVQILADEFHLPCHVKAMDVKDWAEREGYSFQEGARKCRQQFFSEIAREHHYTLIALGHHQDDQAETVIMNILRGSGLQGLGGILGKSGLFVRPLLNCSRQEILDYLGARKATFREDSSNLDTSYLRNKVRLELIPHIKSDFAPRFKEQLGKMAQLLQWDESFLSEEAQKFFQGLSSRKGSILTLPAGKLKSVHPAILNRVLRFAIQEIKGDLRSVEFDHVQQVCQLLSDNSVGACVLPGDTRISLDKGDLVFSKLNRNAPDFQDENLYSSVLLQIPGETWFEPGKVTFRAKIQSQKIEFNRVKPNQAFLDLDSIGNKIEMRCYLPGDKFWPLGAGGRKKLKEWFIDRKIPKEARPQIPVLTDGSGNIIWVYGHQISETVKIQPETKRVLCLEGFE; encoded by the coding sequence TTGAATGATCCCTCCACATTTGAGCGGTTTGTGCTGGAAAATTGCCAGCGGGATAATCTTTTTCCAAAAGATTCGAAAGTTTTATTGGCCCTTTCCGGCGGACCTGATTCAACCGCACTTGTTCACGTATTGAGTGGGCTTTCTGCAAAATTAAATATTTCCCTCGGAGTCGCGCATCTTAATCATCAAATGCGTGGTGAGGAATCGAATAAAGATGCGGAATTTGTCCAGATTCTTGCTGATGAATTTCATTTGCCATGTCATGTCAAGGCGATGGACGTGAAAGACTGGGCTGAGAGGGAAGGGTATTCGTTTCAGGAGGGGGCAAGAAAATGCCGTCAGCAGTTTTTTTCTGAAATAGCAAGAGAGCATCATTATACTTTAATCGCTCTTGGACACCATCAGGACGACCAAGCTGAAACCGTGATCATGAATATTTTAAGAGGGTCTGGATTGCAGGGACTGGGGGGGATTCTAGGGAAAAGCGGCCTTTTCGTCCGTCCTCTTCTTAATTGTTCCCGACAGGAAATTCTGGATTACCTTGGGGCTCGAAAAGCAACTTTTCGTGAGGATTCCTCGAACCTGGATACTTCTTATTTAAGAAATAAAGTCCGGCTTGAGTTGATTCCTCATATCAAATCTGATTTTGCTCCTCGATTTAAAGAACAATTAGGAAAGATGGCTCAGCTGTTACAGTGGGATGAATCATTTTTGTCTGAAGAAGCACAAAAGTTTTTCCAGGGACTAAGTTCTAGAAAAGGGTCGATACTGACTCTTCCTGCCGGGAAACTGAAGAGTGTTCATCCTGCGATTCTTAATAGAGTCTTGCGTTTTGCCATACAGGAAATCAAGGGAGATTTGAGGAGTGTCGAGTTTGACCACGTTCAGCAGGTCTGCCAGTTGCTATCCGATAACTCAGTCGGGGCCTGCGTGCTTCCTGGTGATACCAGAATTTCGCTGGATAAAGGGGATTTGGTTTTTTCAAAATTGAATCGTAATGCGCCTGATTTTCAGGATGAAAATTTGTATTCGTCGGTATTATTGCAAATTCCGGGTGAAACCTGGTTTGAACCCGGAAAGGTGACCTTTCGAGCAAAGATTCAATCACAAAAGATAGAATTTAATAGAGTGAAACCCAATCAGGCTTTCCTGGATTTGGATTCTATTGGAAATAAAATCGAAATGCGTTGTTACCTTCCCGGAGACAAGTTTTGGCCATTGGGCGCGGGAGGCAGGAAAAAGCTGAAAGAGTGGTTTATTGATCGAAAAATCCCCAAAGAGGCACGTCCGCAGATCCCTGTCTTGACGGATGGTTCTGGAAATATTATCTGGGTGTATGGTCATCAAATATCAGAAACAGTCAAAATTCAGCCAGAAACCAAAAGAGTCCTTTGTTTGGAAGGGTTTGAGTGA
- a CDS encoding glycosyltransferase: protein MPLTNILVVNYKHKPGGYSLRLQMKIQAYLEQGWTVHYIAVKPYPYKHKRLIPHILPLPFKRHDTPWFWASFFLLCPLFTLYIGKKVQPKLISVFSPPYAWICGLLKKFYKIPIVVFLRTIPNESLYSYKQASWANKIEHQLNEKGIELADAAIANSNTVLKSTREKYARLTKKAGVLPNHLPDISIDRKKAREFLNTIFGIQEKHFVIATTGRFHKGKNIEILFSTLSRIESERIKLLLLGDGEEVEELKSLAKEMQQDSRVIFSGWRNDVTSLLPGTDLFILPSLKEGMSNSLLEAMACEVPCFVSDIPENQEVISRHDQRFPPHDAERLAHMIKRSMEEKYYYEQICRRTKEDADRFRFDWKARVVKAVQPLIKK, encoded by the coding sequence ATGCCTTTGACCAATATTCTTGTCGTAAATTACAAGCACAAGCCAGGGGGCTATTCGCTCAGGCTTCAAATGAAAATCCAGGCTTATCTGGAGCAGGGCTGGACTGTTCATTACATCGCCGTAAAGCCCTACCCCTATAAGCACAAAAGACTGATCCCCCACATTCTACCTCTACCGTTCAAACGGCACGACACTCCCTGGTTCTGGGCAAGCTTCTTTTTGCTATGCCCATTGTTTACCCTGTACATCGGGAAAAAGGTACAGCCAAAACTGATTTCAGTATTTTCCCCACCTTACGCCTGGATATGCGGACTCCTTAAAAAGTTTTATAAAATCCCGATCGTGGTTTTTCTACGCACCATTCCAAACGAATCACTTTATTCATACAAACAGGCCAGCTGGGCGAACAAAATCGAACATCAGTTGAACGAAAAAGGAATCGAACTTGCCGACGCTGCTATAGCAAATTCGAACACAGTCCTGAAATCCACCAGGGAAAAATACGCCCGACTCACCAAAAAAGCCGGGGTCCTCCCAAACCACCTGCCGGACATTTCAATTGACAGAAAAAAAGCACGGGAATTTTTAAATACTATTTTTGGAATTCAGGAAAAACATTTTGTGATCGCCACCACAGGTAGATTTCACAAAGGGAAAAACATCGAAATCCTATTCTCCACTTTATCCAGGATCGAAAGTGAGCGGATCAAACTTTTGTTATTGGGAGACGGTGAAGAGGTCGAAGAATTAAAATCCCTAGCCAAAGAAATGCAGCAGGATTCCAGGGTAATTTTTTCAGGATGGCGCAACGATGTTACTTCACTTCTACCCGGTACCGATTTATTTATTCTCCCTTCGCTTAAAGAGGGAATGTCCAATTCACTTCTGGAGGCAATGGCCTGTGAAGTCCCCTGCTTCGTAAGTGATATCCCGGAAAACCAGGAGGTCATCTCGCGACACGACCAGAGGTTCCCGCCACATGATGCAGAACGACTGGCGCATATGATCAAGCGGTCGATGGAAGAAAAGTACTATTACGAGCAGATATGCCGCCGAACAAAAGAAGATGCCGACCGATTCCGGTTCGACTGGAAAGCCCGGGTTGTTAAAGCCGTCCAGCCTCTTATCAAAAAATAA
- a CDS encoding agmatine deiminase family protein yields the protein MTESSTPQSCGFSMPAEWELHEATWLTWPHNEETWIGYTLDQVKSVYLEMIAALATGETVNLLVNDEAMQEKAAKRMVQKQIDLEKIKFFQIPTNDSWVRDYGPTFLSRETETGGTETAATLWKFNAWGNKYDYPLDTKAGKGVLDKIKVRTFEPELVLEGGSIEVNGQGTLVATRQSLLDPNRNLDIDENTIEQILKEYLGVTHIIWCDGQVEGDDTDGHIDNLVRFTDSQTVLALDETNEQDPNHDCIDKNLKALKKATDQDGRELNVISLPTPGLVREGEERLPASYANFYIGNNVVLLPVFDHPNDKEAENLLSRIFPDREVIPVNGKVLVSGLGGPHCLTQQQPIQFDF from the coding sequence ATGACAGAGTCATCCACTCCGCAATCCTGCGGATTCTCCATGCCTGCCGAATGGGAGCTACACGAGGCCACCTGGCTGACCTGGCCTCATAACGAGGAAACCTGGATCGGGTATACACTCGATCAAGTTAAGTCCGTGTACCTTGAAATGATCGCAGCTCTGGCAACAGGCGAAACCGTCAACCTCCTGGTGAATGATGAAGCCATGCAGGAGAAAGCCGCAAAACGCATGGTGCAGAAACAAATCGATCTGGAAAAAATAAAATTTTTTCAGATACCCACAAACGATTCCTGGGTTCGGGATTACGGTCCCACTTTTCTCTCCAGAGAAACCGAAACAGGTGGTACGGAAACCGCCGCCACCCTCTGGAAATTCAATGCCTGGGGAAACAAGTATGATTACCCGCTTGACACAAAAGCCGGCAAAGGGGTCCTGGATAAAATAAAAGTAAGAACATTTGAACCGGAATTGGTTCTTGAGGGAGGCAGCATTGAAGTAAATGGTCAGGGAACCCTGGTTGCAACCCGCCAAAGCCTTCTCGACCCAAACCGAAATCTGGACATCGACGAAAATACAATTGAACAAATTCTTAAAGAGTATCTTGGAGTAACACACATTATCTGGTGTGATGGGCAAGTAGAAGGAGATGATACGGATGGCCACATAGATAATCTCGTCCGTTTTACAGATTCACAAACTGTGTTGGCCCTGGATGAGACTAACGAACAGGATCCGAATCACGACTGTATCGATAAAAACCTGAAAGCACTCAAAAAAGCCACCGACCAGGATGGAAGAGAATTGAATGTGATTTCATTGCCAACACCGGGTCTGGTCCGGGAAGGTGAGGAACGCCTTCCGGCAAGTTATGCAAATTTTTACATAGGAAACAATGTGGTCCTGCTTCCTGTATTTGATCATCCCAATGACAAAGAAGCGGAAAATCTTTTGAGCCGAATTTTCCCGGACCGCGAGGTTATTCCCGTCAACGGAAAAGTTCTCGTAAGTGGTTTGGGCGGACCCCATTGCCTCACTCAGCAGCAACCCATTCAGTTCGACTTTTAG
- the mfd gene encoding transcription-repair coupling factor, whose protein sequence is MNSSVTSKEIFKDKHLERLSRLIEGDQLELTLEGLTGSSQGLFLAQFWNAFRRPLTIIAPDTLHAENLLGDLRFFLKHHKLRQQPRLFPSWELLPYEPLSPLSEVSGERIDLLYKLGTGQCPILILTVEAALQKLIPRSLLDQMTYSLKVGDTADRELLEICLSENGYERTGLVETRNQFGIRGDILDVFLPSHNHPVRVEFFGDEIESIRHFDVTSQISIEEIQSIDILPVHEIVLNKNQVDSRIEKLREEADLRGIQPNRIEELTEKINCLKSFTGMEWLAPYFSERMESIFDYLPDSTVLVMQEPDIVKEKSDQFCGLVEEEFDRSISRNDMVAPPEQLFLNTDVLFENFRKKPVLNMAALKLHDDEQSAVVAFDIKSVPALYNHFDAFADSARQWQEEDQKVTVAAPTKGHVSRINELVLDKHLSVGVESGLIHQGFHWPELGVVFVAEHEIFGRSHKHRHRRRARSTRFAKGFQDLQAGDLLVHVDYGIGRYSKTKELKTGLGSGEFMEILFSGDEKLYIPMDGLASVQKYTGAGDSHPPLSKLGTVAWKRQKKKAKESILKMARELVKVYAERQLSTSHVYKQDPVLMQEFSDSFEYVETEDQISAIEDVLNDLENDKPMDRLICGDVGYGKTEVAMRAAFKVVLDKKQVAVLAPTTILAQQHLNTFRERFRSWPVSIDMVSRFRTPAEQKKTIQKAKEGALDIIIGTHRLLSKDVTFSNLGLLVIDEEQRFGVKHKEHLKKMRASVDILTLTATPIPRTLHFSLMGVRDLSVIETPPSDRLAVKSYIRKFDIQVVRDAILRELDRNGQVFFVHNQIQGIHSIAKLIQDAVPQVRIGVAHGQLQEQMLEKTMRQFLDGELDLLLSTSIIESGLDIPNANTIIINRADRFGLAQLYQLRGRVGRYKHQAYAYFLIPGTSVSDDARKRLEAIEEMSGLGAGFQLATKDLEIRGTGNMLGKNQSGQIATIGFDLYCQMMEETVRELKGEKIETRIETELNLQIRGFIPKDYIPELNERLEFYRRLQMVVHEESLTGIIKEMKDRCGALPEPVEKLKTLIEIRLLCQLLHISNARLNRNQVSFQIEKGTPIDPGKLAPLLGKRLTILGEFQMILTVDVGGWKENARQILDCLKQIRETLDDES, encoded by the coding sequence ATGAATTCCTCCGTTACTTCAAAAGAAATTTTTAAAGACAAGCATCTGGAACGTCTGAGCAGGCTGATTGAAGGAGATCAGCTGGAACTGACTCTGGAGGGGTTGACCGGATCCTCGCAAGGTTTGTTTCTTGCGCAATTCTGGAATGCTTTTCGACGTCCTTTAACCATCATCGCTCCCGATACGTTGCACGCAGAAAACCTGTTGGGAGATCTACGTTTTTTTCTGAAGCACCATAAACTCAGGCAGCAGCCCCGGTTATTCCCTTCCTGGGAATTACTTCCCTATGAACCATTGTCTCCATTAAGTGAGGTTTCGGGGGAGCGTATCGATTTGCTTTACAAATTGGGTACGGGGCAATGTCCCATCCTGATATTGACAGTGGAAGCGGCATTGCAAAAACTGATACCACGCTCGTTGCTGGATCAAATGACTTATAGCCTGAAGGTTGGTGATACGGCTGACCGAGAGCTGCTGGAAATCTGTCTTTCTGAAAACGGTTACGAAAGAACCGGACTGGTCGAAACGCGCAATCAATTCGGGATTCGCGGGGATATTCTGGATGTGTTTCTACCCTCACACAACCATCCTGTCCGGGTTGAGTTTTTTGGAGATGAAATTGAATCGATTCGCCACTTTGATGTGACCTCCCAAATTTCCATTGAAGAGATTCAATCAATCGACATCTTACCTGTCCATGAAATTGTGCTGAACAAAAACCAGGTAGATTCCAGAATTGAGAAGCTCAGGGAAGAGGCAGACTTAAGGGGGATTCAGCCCAATCGAATCGAAGAACTCACAGAAAAAATCAATTGCCTGAAATCTTTCACGGGGATGGAATGGCTGGCTCCCTATTTTTCCGAGAGGATGGAGTCCATTTTTGATTATTTGCCGGATTCCACGGTTCTGGTGATGCAGGAGCCAGATATCGTGAAGGAGAAAAGCGACCAGTTTTGCGGATTGGTGGAAGAAGAGTTCGACCGCTCCATCAGCCGGAACGATATGGTAGCCCCCCCCGAGCAATTGTTTTTAAATACGGACGTTCTTTTTGAAAACTTCAGGAAGAAGCCTGTACTAAATATGGCAGCGCTTAAGTTGCATGACGATGAGCAAAGTGCAGTGGTGGCTTTCGATATTAAATCGGTTCCAGCCTTATACAACCATTTTGATGCCTTTGCTGATTCTGCCAGGCAATGGCAGGAGGAAGACCAGAAAGTAACAGTCGCTGCACCGACAAAGGGGCATGTTTCACGAATCAATGAACTGGTTCTCGACAAGCATCTGTCGGTGGGGGTCGAGTCAGGGTTGATTCACCAGGGATTTCATTGGCCGGAACTGGGCGTAGTATTTGTTGCGGAACATGAAATCTTTGGCCGCTCTCATAAACACCGGCATCGAAGGCGAGCCAGGTCGACTCGCTTTGCCAAAGGGTTCCAGGACCTTCAAGCAGGCGACCTCCTGGTGCATGTCGATTACGGGATCGGTCGATACAGTAAGACCAAAGAACTTAAGACCGGTTTGGGGAGCGGTGAGTTCATGGAGATATTGTTTTCTGGAGATGAGAAACTTTATATCCCAATGGACGGCCTCGCTTCGGTTCAAAAATACACAGGAGCGGGGGATTCTCATCCGCCTCTTAGTAAGCTGGGAACAGTTGCCTGGAAACGCCAAAAGAAAAAGGCAAAAGAGTCTATTCTGAAAATGGCGCGGGAACTGGTCAAGGTTTACGCGGAGCGACAGCTTTCAACCAGCCATGTGTACAAGCAGGATCCAGTATTAATGCAGGAGTTTTCAGACAGCTTTGAATACGTCGAGACTGAAGATCAGATCAGTGCCATAGAAGATGTGTTAAATGACCTTGAAAATGATAAGCCAATGGACCGGTTGATTTGTGGTGATGTGGGTTATGGCAAGACAGAAGTCGCCATGCGCGCGGCTTTTAAAGTGGTGCTGGATAAAAAGCAGGTGGCGGTTCTGGCTCCGACAACCATCCTGGCCCAGCAGCACCTCAATACTTTCCGGGAACGTTTCCGAAGTTGGCCGGTTTCGATTGATATGGTCAGCCGGTTTCGGACGCCAGCAGAACAAAAGAAAACAATTCAAAAGGCGAAAGAAGGTGCTCTCGATATAATTATTGGTACCCATCGTCTGCTTTCAAAAGACGTGACATTTTCCAACCTCGGTTTACTGGTAATCGACGAGGAACAGAGATTTGGAGTGAAGCATAAAGAGCATTTGAAAAAAATGCGTGCTTCAGTCGATATTCTTACTCTGACTGCCACCCCGATTCCCAGGACCCTCCATTTTTCCCTGATGGGGGTACGTGATCTGAGTGTTATCGAAACACCGCCTAGCGACCGGCTGGCAGTAAAATCCTACATTCGAAAATTTGATATCCAGGTGGTGCGCGATGCCATACTGCGCGAACTTGATCGAAACGGGCAGGTGTTTTTTGTGCACAACCAGATACAGGGGATCCATTCCATTGCCAAACTGATTCAGGATGCGGTGCCGCAAGTTCGAATTGGTGTGGCCCACGGACAGCTTCAGGAGCAAATGCTGGAAAAGACCATGCGCCAATTTCTCGATGGGGAACTTGACCTGCTGTTGTCGACTTCTATTATCGAATCCGGTCTCGACATACCCAATGCGAACACCATTATCATCAACAGGGCTGATCGATTTGGATTGGCCCAGTTGTATCAGTTAAGGGGCAGGGTGGGGCGCTATAAGCATCAAGCCTATGCTTACTTCCTGATACCTGGAACTTCTGTCAGCGATGATGCTCGAAAACGACTGGAAGCGATAGAGGAAATGAGCGGGCTGGGAGCGGGTTTTCAACTCGCTACGAAGGACCTCGAGATACGGGGGACCGGGAATATGCTTGGGAAAAACCAGTCAGGTCAGATTGCCACGATTGGATTTGATTTGTACTGTCAGATGATGGAAGAGACCGTACGTGAATTAAAAGGTGAAAAAATCGAGACCCGGATTGAAACAGAATTAAATCTGCAGATACGGGGTTTTATACCCAAAGACTATATTCCTGAACTTAACGAGCGTCTTGAATTTTATCGGCGGCTGCAAATGGTGGTTCATGAGGAAAGCCTGACCGGGATAATTAAGGAGATGAAGGATCGGTGTGGGGCTCTTCCGGAACCGGTTGAGAAATTAAAGACCCTCATAGAAATTCGCCTGTTATGCCAATTGCTCCATATTTCGAATGCGCGACTGAACCGGAATCAGGTAAGCTTTCAAATAGAGAAAGGCACCCCAATTGACCCTGGTAAACTGGCTCCATTACTTGGGAAAAGACTCACCATACTGGGTGAATTCCAAATGATTCTTACGGTTGATGTAGGAGGCTGGAAAGAAAACGCCCGGCAAATTCTTGATTGTCTCAAACAAATCCGTGAAACCCTGGACGACGAAAGTTAA
- a CDS encoding carbon-nitrogen hydrolase — MPNHEITSTVNVGLIQRKDLDSLDKNLEETIDNIHQAAEAGANIVCLQELYKTPYFCQTEDTKRFELAETIPGPSTEAFTRIAKAKDIVIIAPLFEKRSAGVYHNTAVVIDADGTLAGRYRKMHIPDDPCFYEKFYFTPGDLGFQAFDTKYGKIGVLICWDQWFPEAARLTALSGADILFYPTAIGFQEEDRPVADKQRQAWETIQRSHAIANGVFVASTNRVGKEGSITFWGQSFMCDPFGEVLARASEEDPEVLIATFDLNLIEDTRQGWPFLRDRRVDAYSGLNQILLDTP; from the coding sequence ATGCCAAATCATGAAATAACATCCACGGTAAATGTTGGACTTATACAAAGGAAGGATCTTGATTCCCTTGATAAAAACCTTGAGGAAACAATAGACAATATCCATCAAGCCGCTGAAGCGGGTGCTAATATTGTCTGTCTACAGGAATTATATAAAACCCCGTATTTTTGCCAGACAGAAGACACTAAAAGGTTTGAGTTGGCCGAAACCATCCCAGGCCCCTCCACCGAGGCTTTTACTAGAATTGCCAAAGCAAAGGATATCGTCATCATTGCACCGCTTTTTGAAAAGCGCTCGGCTGGGGTGTATCACAATACGGCAGTGGTAATCGATGCGGACGGTACTCTCGCGGGTCGCTATCGCAAAATGCATATCCCAGACGATCCCTGTTTTTACGAAAAGTTTTATTTCACTCCCGGTGATCTGGGGTTTCAGGCCTTTGACACCAAATATGGCAAAATCGGCGTTCTCATCTGCTGGGATCAATGGTTTCCGGAAGCAGCCAGGCTGACAGCACTCTCAGGGGCGGATATTCTTTTTTATCCAACAGCAATAGGATTTCAGGAGGAAGACCGCCCGGTTGCAGACAAACAAAGGCAAGCCTGGGAAACCATTCAACGTAGCCATGCCATTGCCAACGGCGTATTCGTTGCCTCAACCAACCGTGTTGGGAAAGAAGGCAGTATCACTTTCTGGGGGCAATCCTTTATGTGCGACCCTTTCGGTGAAGTTTTGGCTCGTGCTTCTGAGGAGGACCCTGAAGTGCTCATCGCAACTTTTGATTTGAATTTAATAGAAGATACCAGACAAGGTTGGCCGTTTTTGCGGGATCGCCGGGTAGACGCCTATTCAGGTTTAAACCAAATTCTCCTGGATACGCCATGA
- a CDS encoding lytic transglycosylase domain-containing protein — MACSISAKNRTVMFPDKIGSFELLKALISGTSVNDSKRIAKVFEVFLQKSRLGLPDNPQIPPLQKYTTEGVDLSRLKESFNSNVRPYDFKNTIKALNSIKSKSESEIQKQIDQYKNNIPRSIPLLANRAAEKHGVPKSLFRKMIWIESEFNSGAVSPKGAMGLGQLMPDTARELGLRVGPDKNEGSVWHPESNLDAAARYMKWLHTQFVKKGIEAEEAWKFSAAAYNAGIGNISKAINRAEGEGVTKWANVAQKLPEVTGRSSRETLNYLVRLNVKI, encoded by the coding sequence TTGGCATGTTCCATCTCTGCCAAAAACCGGACGGTCATGTTTCCAGATAAAATTGGCTCATTTGAGCTTTTGAAAGCACTCATCAGCGGAACATCGGTAAACGACTCCAAGAGAATTGCCAAGGTCTTTGAGGTGTTCCTTCAAAAGAGTCGTTTGGGTTTACCAGACAATCCTCAAATTCCCCCACTCCAGAAATACACTACAGAGGGTGTTGATCTTTCGAGGTTGAAAGAAAGTTTTAATTCGAATGTAAGACCCTATGATTTCAAAAATACTATTAAGGCTTTGAATTCGATCAAATCAAAATCAGAATCCGAAATACAAAAACAGATTGACCAGTACAAAAATAATATTCCCAGGTCCATTCCGCTTCTGGCAAATCGAGCAGCAGAAAAACACGGTGTGCCAAAAAGCCTGTTTCGAAAAATGATCTGGATCGAATCTGAATTTAATTCAGGTGCCGTTAGCCCAAAAGGCGCGATGGGTCTTGGGCAATTGATGCCCGATACCGCGCGAGAACTTGGACTGAGAGTGGGGCCAGATAAAAATGAAGGATCTGTCTGGCACCCGGAGTCAAATCTGGATGCTGCAGCTCGTTATATGAAATGGTTACACACGCAATTCGTTAAAAAGGGAATTGAAGCTGAAGAGGCCTGGAAATTTTCCGCCGCTGCCTATAATGCAGGAATTGGAAACATCTCAAAGGCCATAAACCGGGCCGAAGGTGAGGGTGTAACCAAATGGGCGAATGTGGCACAAAAATTACCAGAAGTCACCGGGCGATCCTCAAGAGAAACGCTCAACTACCTGGTGCGGTTAAATGTTAAAATTTAA
- a CDS encoding ATP-dependent metallopeptidase FtsH/Yme1/Tma family protein: MNQVYKNLALWLIIAIILISVVNIMGQGTGNHPPVVFSEFMNQVEKGEVSEVVMQGNQIVGKYANGSTFQTVAPEEDPNLIKIMRENGIRIEVTPPEQTSWYLSALISWFPMLLLLAIWIFFMRQMQSGGGKALSFGKSKARLLNEAKKKITFKDVAGCDEAKEEVHEIIEFLKEPQKFSKLGGKIPKGVLMVGPPGTGKTLLARAIAGEANVPFFSISGSDFVEMFVGVGASRVRDLFEQGKKNSPCIIFIDEIDAVGRHRGAGLGGGHDEREQTLNQLLVEMDGFENNDGVILIAATNRPDVLDPALLRPGRFDRQVVVGQPDIKGREAILKIHTANVPITDDVHLKTIARGTPGFTGADLANLVNEAALLAARNEKNSVTMADFEDAKDKVMMGVERRSMVITEEEKRNTAYHEAGHALVAYKLPDTDPLHKVTIIPRGRALGVTMQLPKEDQHTYLRSYLYNRLAILMGGRLAEEICLGQMTTGAGNDIEVATDLARKMVCEWGMSDKMGPITYGQKEEQVFLGKDLSSAKNFSDETAKLIDLEVKGLVMGGYNTAKNILTENLDALERLAQALLDRETLDFNEIVEIIDGKSPKSTEDPPPSASAPAKDDKDSKIKDILDGDGLMGGGMPDPSPA, translated from the coding sequence TTGAATCAAGTATATAAAAATCTAGCACTTTGGCTGATCATTGCCATCATTTTGATCAGCGTAGTCAATATAATGGGCCAGGGAACCGGCAACCATCCACCTGTGGTTTTCAGCGAGTTTATGAATCAGGTTGAAAAGGGTGAGGTTTCAGAAGTGGTGATGCAGGGCAACCAGATTGTCGGCAAATATGCCAATGGTTCCACCTTCCAGACAGTTGCACCTGAGGAGGACCCGAATCTTATAAAAATTATGAGAGAAAATGGAATCCGCATAGAGGTCACACCACCAGAACAAACCAGTTGGTATTTGAGTGCATTGATCTCCTGGTTTCCAATGCTGTTATTGCTCGCCATCTGGATTTTCTTCATGCGCCAAATGCAATCTGGTGGAGGCAAAGCGCTGTCTTTTGGAAAAAGCAAGGCTCGCCTGCTCAACGAAGCTAAAAAGAAAATCACCTTTAAGGATGTAGCGGGTTGTGATGAGGCTAAGGAAGAAGTTCACGAAATCATCGAATTCCTGAAAGAGCCACAAAAGTTCAGCAAACTTGGTGGGAAAATCCCCAAAGGTGTTCTGATGGTGGGCCCACCGGGTACTGGAAAGACATTGCTTGCACGTGCCATTGCGGGTGAAGCCAATGTACCGTTTTTCAGCATCAGCGGTTCTGATTTTGTGGAAATGTTTGTTGGTGTCGGTGCTTCCCGTGTCCGCGACCTCTTTGAACAGGGGAAGAAGAACAGTCCTTGTATTATTTTCATTGACGAAATTGATGCGGTGGGCCGACACCGTGGCGCGGGCCTGGGTGGTGGTCATGATGAGCGGGAACAAACACTCAATCAGCTTCTGGTTGAAATGGACGGGTTTGAAAATAATGATGGTGTCATCCTGATTGCCGCCACCAACCGTCCGGACGTTCTGGACCCGGCCTTATTACGTCCTGGAAGGTTTGACCGGCAGGTTGTTGTTGGACAACCTGATATCAAAGGACGTGAAGCTATCCTTAAAATACATACCGCAAATGTTCCCATTACCGACGATGTCCATCTCAAAACCATCGCGCGAGGCACACCAGGGTTTACTGGAGCGGATCTTGCCAACCTGGTGAATGAAGCTGCATTGCTGGCAGCGCGCAATGAGAAAAACTCGGTCACCATGGCTGATTTTGAAGATGCGAAAGACAAAGTGATGATGGGGGTTGAGCGCCGCAGTATGGTGATAACCGAAGAAGAGAAAAGAAATACAGCCTACCATGAGGCAGGTCATGCGCTGGTGGCATACAAGCTTCCGGATACAGACCCTCTTCACAAGGTCACCATCATTCCAAGGGGCCGGGCATTGGGTGTGACCATGCAATTGCCTAAAGAAGACCAGCACACCTACCTCCGGAGTTATCTTTACAACCGTCTGGCAATCCTGATGGGTGGCCGTCTCGCAGAGGAAATCTGCCTGGGTCAAATGACAACCGGTGCGGGGAACGATATTGAGGTGGCAACCGACCTTGCCCGCAAAATGGTTTGTGAATGGGGTATGAGTGACAAGATGGGACCGATTACCTATGGTCAAAAAGAAGAGCAGGTATTTCTAGGAAAAGACCTGTCTTCAGCTAAGAACTTTAGTGATGAAACCGCGAAGCTCATTGATCTGGAAGTTAAAGGATTGGTCATGGGTGGATATAATACTGCCAAAAATATCCTGACTGAAAATCTGGATGCTCTTGAGCGGCTCGCACAGGCTTTACTCGATCGTGAAACTCTCGATTTTAATGAAATTGTAGAGATTATCGACGGAAAATCGCCCAAATCTACTGAAGATCCTCCACCTTCCGCATCGGCTCCGGCCAAGGACGACAAGGATAGTAAAATTAAGGACATTCTCGATGGTGATGGATTGATGGGCGGTGGTATGCCAGATCCTTCCCCTGCCTGA